A genomic region of Micromonospora sp. NBC_01796 contains the following coding sequences:
- a CDS encoding IPT/TIG domain-containing protein — protein MLTLAVTGAATLGLVTPALAAAGDASARGVVTDLDAEVLGVPVISANGTIGTATAPVGFGTDSETAVPIVVPGAVGVVFGGTVDVSATRAPGISLATSTIQGLSIGLLGISAISADEISADVTCPALGTQTADTVVNNLEVFGTPVVLVANAPATTRSAPVTVAGVVDAALNISLTSVETVAAGGATASGVIAEVTLTGTVIVPININVGSVILTEATCERALPAGAPTAATIVPNSGPQSGGQQVTITGTNFIPGDTVVNFDGVPATNVVVAPAGTSLTATTPAGEVGPASVVVSTSSGDSDSLVYTYIADGSDAVVTSLAPTFGPTAGGTTVTIIGSGFEGVTGVTFDGTPGTGFAVNDAATEITVVTPSNAAGPSVVNLVFPAGTAVAPVFTFVAPTITDVVPDTGPTSGGTSVTITGTGFTGATGVTFGGNLGTNLVVNDAGTSLTVTTPVGPAGPVDVVVLLEGPDATAPDGFTYVLAAPTISDLDPNQGPTAGGTTVRINGSGLVPGATIVNICGRSIPVTAVTVSPDGLSLTFVTPPCAGGNTTVSVTTDLGSSNGLTFRYVAGGLPVTGASVGTLLTVALLLIGAGAVALMVIRRRTRLSFTV, from the coding sequence GTGTTGACCCTGGCGGTCACCGGTGCGGCAACGCTCGGACTGGTGACTCCGGCCCTCGCGGCGGCGGGCGACGCGAGCGCCCGGGGCGTCGTGACCGACCTCGACGCCGAGGTGCTCGGCGTTCCGGTGATCAGCGCGAACGGCACGATCGGTACGGCGACCGCACCGGTCGGGTTCGGTACGGACAGCGAAACCGCGGTCCCGATCGTCGTACCCGGCGCGGTCGGCGTGGTGTTCGGCGGGACGGTGGACGTCAGCGCCACCCGCGCTCCCGGCATCTCCCTGGCAACGAGCACCATCCAGGGGCTCTCGATCGGCCTCCTCGGAATCAGTGCGATCTCCGCGGACGAGATCTCCGCCGATGTGACCTGCCCGGCCCTCGGCACCCAGACCGCCGACACCGTGGTGAACAACCTGGAGGTGTTCGGCACGCCCGTCGTCCTGGTCGCCAACGCCCCGGCCACCACCAGGAGCGCCCCCGTCACCGTCGCCGGCGTCGTCGACGCGGCGCTCAACATCTCGTTGACCAGCGTCGAGACGGTCGCCGCGGGCGGGGCCACCGCCAGCGGTGTGATCGCCGAGGTCACGCTCACCGGCACGGTGATCGTGCCGATCAACATCAACGTGGGCAGCGTGATCCTGACCGAGGCCACCTGCGAGCGGGCACTGCCCGCAGGGGCGCCGACCGCCGCGACGATCGTCCCCAACTCCGGACCGCAGTCCGGCGGGCAGCAGGTGACGATCACCGGCACCAACTTCATCCCCGGTGACACCGTCGTCAACTTCGACGGCGTACCGGCGACCAACGTTGTTGTCGCCCCGGCCGGCACCTCGCTGACCGCGACCACCCCGGCCGGCGAGGTCGGCCCGGCGTCCGTAGTGGTCAGCACCTCGAGCGGTGACTCCGACTCGCTGGTGTACACGTACATCGCCGACGGCAGCGACGCGGTCGTCACCAGCCTGGCCCCGACCTTCGGCCCCACCGCCGGTGGCACCACGGTCACGATCATCGGCAGTGGGTTCGAGGGCGTCACCGGAGTGACCTTCGACGGCACTCCCGGCACCGGCTTCGCCGTGAACGACGCGGCGACCGAGATCACCGTGGTGACCCCGAGCAACGCCGCCGGCCCGTCCGTGGTGAACCTGGTCTTCCCGGCCGGTACGGCGGTCGCACCGGTGTTCACCTTCGTCGCGCCGACGATCACCGACGTCGTACCCGACACGGGTCCGACCTCGGGCGGCACCAGCGTGACGATCACCGGTACCGGCTTCACCGGCGCCACCGGGGTGACCTTCGGCGGCAACCTCGGCACCAACCTGGTGGTGAACGACGCCGGCACCTCGCTGACCGTCACCACCCCGGTCGGACCGGCCGGACCGGTTGACGTGGTCGTCCTCCTGGAGGGCCCGGACGCCACCGCACCGGACGGCTTCACCTACGTCCTGGCCGCACCGACCATCAGCGACCTCGACCCGAACCAGGGCCCGACCGCGGGTGGCACCACCGTCCGGATCAACGGCAGTGGCCTCGTACCGGGCGCGACCATCGTGAACATCTGCGGGCGGTCGATCCCGGTCACCGCGGTCACGGTCAGCCCCGACGGACTGTCGCTGACCTTCGTGACCCCGCCCTGCGCGGGCGGGAACACCACCGTCAGCGTCACCACCGATCTGGGCAGTTCCAACGGGCTGACCTTCCGCTACGTCGCGGGCGGCCTGCCGGTCACCGGTGCCTCGGTGGGCACCCTGCTCACCGTCGCGCTGCTGCTGATCGGTGCCGGCGCGGTCGCACTGATGGTGATCCGCCGCCGTACGCGCCTCTCCTTCACCGTCTGA